The genomic region GGAGGTAGGCTCCAAGGACGAGGCGAAAATCATTCCGCCCTACAAGTGGATTCAGCTCATGAAGGCGGAACTGGACGCCGGGGCCTGGAAGGTCATCGGCGAAGCGCGGGAAGGCGGCAACGTCGGGCTGTTCCGGTCGAGCGGGGAGGTTCGTCAGGGACTGGTGGAAGAGATTCTGACGCAGGTGCCCTTCGAAAGCATCATCTGGGAAGCCCCCCAGAAGGCGCAGCAGGTGTGGTTCGTGAAACTGCTGGGTGCCAATGTGAACATGGGGAATATCGCGCCGAACGAAGTGATTTCTCTGGAAACCATCCGTCTGGGGCTGCGTGGCGATACGTTCAGCCACTTCCTGAATGACAATATGCCGGATTACCGCGAAAGATTATAACCGGTTTATGGTTTACGGTTATTGGTTTAAAGCTGACGTGTACGCCGCAATTCCAAACCATAAATTCTAAACTATAAACTTTAAAACAACCAACAAAAACCGCATCAGAAATGGAATTGCTCAAATCGTTATTAGACTTTTTACTTCACCTCGACCGCTATCTCGACACCTGGGCCAACGACTACGGTGTCCTGTTGTACGCGATTCTCTTTCTGATTGTCTTTACCGAAACCGGCCTCATCGTGATGCCGCTGCTGCCGGGCGATTCGCTGCTGTTTGCCGCCGGAGCGCTGGCCGCCCGGGAAACCAACGACCTGAGCGTGTGGGTCATCATGCCGCTCCTGATCGTGGCCGCCCTGATGGGCGACAACGTCAATTATTTTGTCGGAAAAAATCTGGGGAACCAGATCAAGATGCGGGAACGGATTCTCTTCTTCAAACGGGAATACATTTTCGAGACCGAGAAGTTTTACGAAAAGCATGGCGGAAAGACCGTCATCATGGCCCGCTTCATTCCCATTGTCCGCACCATCGCCCCGTTTGTGGCCGGTGCGGGGAGCATGAATTACGGTACTTACATCCGCTACTGTATTCTGGGCGCGATCCTGTGGGTGGTGAGCATCACGCTGCTGGGGTATTTCTTCGGCAACTTTGATATTGTGAAGAAAAACTTCGAACTGGTGGTCTTCGGAATCATCGGCCTGTCGGTAATGCCGATGCTGGTGCAGTTTGTGAAAGTCCGCCTGCGCCGCGCCACCGCGTAACCCGGAATATCATTCCGGGTTAAGTCATATATTTCCCGGAATGCTATTCCGGGTTACGGAGCATAAAAAAGCCCACCGTCGAAACGGTGGGCTTTTTTATGCCAAGGTCGAATGGACCTATTTCTTGCCGTAGCGCTTGAGGAACTTGTCCACGCGGCCGGTGGTGTCGAGCAGCACGTTCTTGCCCGTGTAGAACGGGTGAGACTGCGAGCTAACTTCGAGTTTTACGACCGGGTACGTCTGGCCTTCGTGCTCAATCGTTTCGCGGGTTTGAACCGTTGACCGGGAAATGAATTTGTAGTCGCTGGACATATCCCAGAACACCACTTCGCGATACTCCGGGTGAATGTTTTTCTTCATGATGTTTTACCTGTTTTTGTCTGTTTCCAAGAGACAATCCCTAAAGGAGTGCAAAGGTACTCACTTTAAGACTGGCTTCCAACTACTTCCCGGGATTTGTTTCGTAGCCGGAACAGACGCCGGCCGCAGGCTTATCGTAGTCAGGCGGTTGATGGGCTTTTATCAGA from Tellurirhabdus rosea harbors:
- a CDS encoding DedA family protein — translated: MELLKSLLDFLLHLDRYLDTWANDYGVLLYAILFLIVFTETGLIVMPLLPGDSLLFAAGALAARETNDLSVWVIMPLLIVAALMGDNVNYFVGKNLGNQIKMRERILFFKREYIFETEKFYEKHGGKTVIMARFIPIVRTIAPFVAGAGSMNYGTYIRYCILGAILWVVSITLLGYFFGNFDIVKKNFELVVFGIIGLSVMPMLVQFVKVRLRRATA
- a CDS encoding type B 50S ribosomal protein L31, translated to MKKNIHPEYREVVFWDMSSDYKFISRSTVQTRETIEHEGQTYPVVKLEVSSQSHPFYTGKNVLLDTTGRVDKFLKRYGKK